A genomic window from Sanguibacter antarcticus includes:
- a CDS encoding SOS response-associated peptidase, translated as MCGRYASFRQAQDLADAFAVRGGIQDVLAVFDDEVAAVPASWNVAPTDPVRIVVERAAPEGAPVRSLKVARWGLVPSWSTDARGGARMINARSESLLEKPAFRRAAASRRCIVPADGYFEWRRPDPAAPRLKRPCYVHPTDGGVLALAGLYEFWRDRSRADDDPARWLVTTTIITAPASGALAELHDRRPVALDRGVRDGWLDPAVGAEEAVALLDTPAPDQSFYEVATTVNRVGTQGPGLLDPLPS; from the coding sequence ATGTGCGGACGCTACGCTTCCTTCCGCCAGGCACAGGACCTGGCTGATGCTTTCGCGGTCCGCGGCGGGATCCAGGACGTTCTCGCGGTCTTCGACGACGAGGTGGCCGCGGTCCCTGCCTCGTGGAACGTCGCACCGACCGACCCGGTGCGGATCGTCGTCGAGCGCGCTGCGCCGGAGGGTGCTCCCGTCCGGTCGCTCAAGGTCGCCCGCTGGGGTCTCGTCCCGTCGTGGTCCACCGACGCCCGTGGGGGCGCACGGATGATCAACGCCCGGTCCGAGTCGCTCTTGGAGAAGCCTGCGTTCCGTCGCGCGGCTGCGAGCCGTCGCTGCATCGTCCCTGCGGACGGCTACTTCGAGTGGCGCCGCCCTGACCCGGCGGCCCCGAGGCTCAAGCGCCCGTGCTACGTCCACCCGACGGACGGTGGCGTGCTCGCGCTCGCCGGCCTCTACGAGTTCTGGCGCGACCGCTCGCGCGCCGACGACGACCCAGCGCGGTGGCTCGTCACGACCACGATCATCACGGCACCGGCCTCGGGCGCGCTCGCGGAGCTGCACGACCGCCGCCCTGTGGCGCTCGACCGAGGTGTGCGGGACGGGTGGCTCGACCCGGCGGTCGGGGCCGAGGAGGCTGTCGCGCTGCTCGACACCCCGGCGCCGGACCAGTCCTTCTACGAGGTGGCGACGACCGTCAACCGTGTCGGGACGCAGGGACCGGGGCTCCTCGACCCGCTCCCGTCCTGA
- a CDS encoding adenylate/guanylate cyclase domain-containing protein, with amino-acid sequence MPTVSPSSPADAPQPADPADHATVDLADPSETTADPDPGKALDEALLGGPRRLTLDMLAEQTNLSHAYLRSYWQALGLPVISEETMFTDDDAQALRDIARFADDEQLSSRALTTLVRSVGHTAERLALWQAEALVEQMILRHGLDDTRARLLVLDRLPSLAPVLEAQLVHAWRRQFAALAGRWSVEFSGVRGEDESGQGELPLPRAVGFADIVSFTTRTASMRSSELAEFVSNFEAGARDIITSAGGRVVKTIGDAVLFIADDVQTGARAALGLATAGEENDSTGDVPQVRVSLVWGRVLSRFGDVFGPSVNLAARLTDEAEPGTVLMDHATATLLAGDAQYALTAQPGREVPGLGVIAPVRLQEAYTPTV; translated from the coding sequence GTGCCTACGGTTTCCCCTTCTTCACCAGCAGACGCCCCGCAGCCAGCAGACCCGGCAGACCACGCCACCGTGGACCTCGCTGACCCGAGCGAGACCACCGCCGACCCCGATCCGGGGAAGGCACTCGACGAAGCGCTCCTCGGGGGGCCGCGACGGCTCACTCTCGACATGCTCGCCGAGCAGACGAACCTCAGCCACGCCTACCTCCGGTCGTACTGGCAGGCCCTCGGCCTCCCCGTGATCTCCGAAGAGACCATGTTCACGGACGACGACGCCCAGGCGCTGCGTGACATCGCGCGCTTCGCCGACGACGAGCAGCTCTCTTCCCGGGCGCTCACCACGCTGGTCCGCTCGGTGGGCCACACCGCTGAACGCCTGGCGCTCTGGCAGGCCGAGGCCCTCGTGGAGCAGATGATCCTCCGGCACGGTCTCGACGACACGCGGGCACGCCTGCTCGTCCTCGACCGGCTGCCTAGCCTCGCGCCGGTCCTCGAGGCGCAGCTCGTGCACGCCTGGCGCCGACAGTTCGCTGCGCTCGCCGGACGGTGGAGCGTGGAGTTCTCCGGTGTGCGCGGAGAAGACGAGAGCGGTCAGGGCGAGCTGCCCCTGCCGCGTGCGGTGGGCTTCGCCGACATCGTCTCGTTCACCACCCGGACCGCGAGCATGCGCTCGTCCGAGCTGGCCGAGTTCGTCTCGAACTTCGAAGCAGGAGCACGCGACATCATCACGTCCGCAGGTGGGCGCGTCGTCAAGACGATCGGCGACGCGGTGCTCTTCATCGCCGACGACGTCCAGACCGGCGCGCGTGCAGCGCTCGGCCTCGCGACCGCAGGCGAGGAGAACGACAGCACGGGCGACGTGCCCCAGGTGCGGGTGAGCCTCGTGTGGGGCCGGGTCCTGTCCCGCTTCGGCGACGTCTTCGGACCGTCGGTCAACCTGGCCGCACGGCTGACCGACGAGGCCGAGCCCGGCACGGTGCTCATGGATCATGCCACCGCGACGCTCTTGGCAGGCGACGCGCAGTATGCGCTCACCGCGCAGCCGGGCCGCGAGGTCCCGGGGCTGGGTGTCATCGCCCCCGTCCGTCTGCAAGAGGCCTACACACCCACCGTCTGA
- a CDS encoding biotin--[acetyl-CoA-carboxylase] ligase, with translation MDSADRPPLDAGFLRELLVGPTGPLARLEIVERSESTNTDLAAAVAADPGAWPAPALLVAEHQVAGRGRAGRAWETPARAALTCSLLVRPQLPRESMSWLPLLAGLAAVTALRSTVGLQAVAKWPNDVLLDEAGPPLEGWGTARKVAGILTELLPDGGAIVGIGVNVSQTAEELPVESATSLALAGAATTDRLVILTALGEAYASVLGRWAAADGDVESSGLGEEIAAVSATVGSDVSVSLLDGSVLYGEAIGHAPDGALLVRDAQGRTQTVRSGDVHHLRVG, from the coding sequence ATGGACAGTGCTGACCGCCCGCCGCTCGACGCGGGATTCCTCCGAGAGCTCCTCGTCGGGCCGACCGGTCCGCTCGCTCGGCTCGAGATCGTCGAGCGCTCGGAGTCGACGAACACCGATCTGGCTGCGGCGGTCGCCGCCGACCCGGGCGCCTGGCCCGCACCCGCGCTGCTCGTCGCCGAGCACCAGGTCGCGGGACGAGGCCGCGCCGGTCGTGCCTGGGAGACTCCTGCACGAGCCGCACTGACCTGTTCTCTGCTCGTGCGCCCTCAGCTTCCGCGCGAGTCGATGAGCTGGCTCCCGCTCCTGGCAGGCCTCGCAGCCGTGACCGCCCTGCGGTCGACCGTCGGGCTGCAGGCTGTCGCCAAGTGGCCCAACGACGTCCTCCTCGACGAGGCAGGACCGCCGCTCGAGGGATGGGGGACCGCACGCAAGGTCGCCGGGATCCTCACCGAGCTCCTCCCGGACGGCGGCGCGATCGTCGGTATCGGCGTGAACGTCTCCCAGACCGCCGAGGAGCTTCCTGTGGAGAGTGCGACATCGTTGGCGCTCGCCGGCGCGGCGACCACCGACCGCCTCGTCATCCTCACCGCGCTCGGAGAGGCCTACGCCTCCGTGCTCGGACGCTGGGCCGCCGCCGACGGAGACGTCGAGTCGTCTGGTCTCGGCGAGGAGATCGCCGCCGTCTCGGCGACCGTCGGCAGCGACGTCAGCGTCAGCCTGCTCGACGGGTCGGTTCTCTACGGCGAGGCGATCGGCCACGCGCCCGACGGTGCACTGCTCGTGCGTGACGCGCAGGGGCGCACCCAGACTGTACGCAGCGGTGACGTGCATCACCTTCGCGTAGGCTGA